The following is a genomic window from Deltaproteobacteria bacterium.
GGCGCGGTCTCCCTCGCCGGTGACAATCAGACAACGGATCGAGGGGTCTTGCCGGACTTCGTCGAGGCAAGCGGAAATCTCTTTGACCGTTGCCGGGTTCAGGGCATTGAGGCTTTTGGGGCGATTGACTTTGAGGATGCCGACCGCGCCGTCTCTTTCGAACAGGATATTTTCGTAGGCCATATCAATCGTACTCCGGATGATCGTCAAAATGGTGGTGGGTTTCCATGAAGCGGATCGTGCGAGTTTTCGAGCGCATGACCACAGAATTGGTCAGAGCCCCGCCTTGCCGAAATCGCACGCCGCGCAGATAGTCGCCGGTGGTGACGCCGGTGGCGGCAAACATCACCGTGCCGCTCGCCATCTCTTCCGCTGTATAGATTTTGTTCAGATCGGTAATGCCCATGCGGCGTAACAGACGATGCTCTTCGTCCGTGCGCGGACTGAAGCGACCTTGAATGTCGCCGCCCAAGCACCGTAAGGCTGCAGCGGCAATGACGCCTTGCGCCGCGCCACCGATGCCGAGCAAGAGGTCGATGCCGGAATCTTCCCGCGCGGTTGTCAGCGCGGCAGATAAGTCGCCATCGCTAATCAGTTTCACGCGCGCGCCGAGCCGACGTAAATTGTTTACTAAGTTTTCATGGCGCGGACGATCCAAGACTGCGGCGGTGAGCTGTTCTTTTGTGACGTTTTTAGCTTCAGCCAGCGCGTTGAGATTCTCTTCCAGCGGTTTGTCGAAGCTCAGGACGCCTTTCCCGGCTGGGCCAACAGCGATCTTGTCCATGTATGCCTGCGGTGGGCAGCGCAGAAAACCGCCATGTTCGGCGATGGCGATGACGGCGATGGCGTTCGGTGCACCGGACGCGCAAGCAATAGCGCCTTCCAGCGCATCCAGCGCCACCTCGAACTCCGGCCCGTTTTCGCTGCCGACGATTTCTCCGTGATAGAGCAGGGCGATGGCTTCTTGCTCTCCTTCACCAATGACGATCTCCCCTTTGAAATCCACGTGCTTGAAGAGCTTTCGCATGGCTTCGGCGGCGGCAAGGTCGGCGGCGGACTCGTCGCCTTTTCCGAGCCATTGTGCCGCCGCGAGTGCGGCGGCCTCCGTGATACGCACGACCTCGAGAGCAAGATTTTTGTCCATGCTGTCGGTCTCCCTTGGCTACTGAGTCAGCGCCGCTCCACGAATGAACCGGGCCATGATGGTCCAGGCTTCCGCGACGACCAGCCCAGTGGTCTTGGCGCTGTTTTCGTTGTAGCGCACCGGGGATCTCTTCCCCTGTTTTACGTCGTCTGACGATAAAATGGCGAACGGTACCGGGTCCGAGGAATGCGTCTTGATGGCCACCGGGGTCGCGTGGTCCGGCATCAGTAGCACGCGCCACTCTGGGAATTCCTGTAAGCCCGCGAGGATCGTGCCCACGACTTTCTCGTCGAAGTTTTCCAGGGCTTTCACTTTTTCGACCGCCGACCCCATATGGCCGGCTTCGTCGGTGGCCTCGACGTGCAGGAAGAGAAAGTCCTTGTGCCGCAGCGATTCCACGCCGTATTGGCCTTTACCCAGATAGTTGGTGTCGAGGAAGCCGGTCGCGCCGGGAACGTCGATGACCTCAAGTCCAGCGAGCACGCCAATCCCGCGCACCAAGTCCACAGCGGAAATCACCGAACCTTCGAGACCGAATTGCTGCTTGATCGTCGGCACGGCAGGGCGGCGTCCTTGTCCCCAGAGCCAGATGGAAGAGGCGGGTTTGTGGCCGTGTTCTTGCCGCTGTGTGTTGACAGGATGAGAAGCGAGGATCGCGCGCGCACGGTCCATCAGCGTGCGTAAACGGTCGGCACCGTCCCCTTCCGGGAAATGGCCAGCGGTGGGTTGCCCGGTAATGTCGTGCGGCGGCGTGGTGAGCATTTTTTCTTTGCCGCCGTGCCACACCATGAGATGGCGGTAGCTGACGCCGGGATGAAATTCGACTTCTCCACCGCCAAGTTCGGCATCGATGGAGCGAATGAGCTGCGCGGCTTCTTCGCTGGTAATGTGGTCGGCGGCGAAATCGACCATGACTTCCCGTCCGTCGCTTTCCTGCCCCAGGGTGACGAGATTGCAGCGGAACGCGATGTCGTCCGGGCCGAGTTCTACGCCCATACTGGCAGCTTCGATCGGCGAACGCCCGGTGTGATAGCGACGGGGATCGTAGCCGAGCAGACTCATAGTCCCCACGTCGCTGCCCGAGGGAAACCCTTCAGGGATCGTGTGGGTCAGACCGAGCCGGCCTTGCGCGGCAATGCGATCCATATTGGGGATGCGGGCATATTCGAGCGGAGTTTTGTTGCCAAGCTCCGCTACCGGCCAATCGGCCATGCCGTCGCCTTGTAAAATGACGTATTTCATAGGGATTCCGTGAGTAGTTTTTAGTTGGTAGTTGGTAGTTTTCAGCTTTCAGCTTTCAGCTTTCAGCTTTCAGCTTTCAGCTTTCAGCTTTCAGCTTTCAGCTTTCAGCTTTCAGCTTTCAGCTTTCAGCTTTCAGCTTTCAGCTTTAGCTCTTCTCTTATCGCTTTTGACTAATAACTAACGACTACTAGCAACTATTGACTCTTCTCCAGGGCGCGGAAGATCGCGTCCCGCGCTTGGGTGTAATCCGCCGGTAATTCGATCGGGCGGTTGGCGTGGCGAGACGCGACGCCGCGCAGTTTGCCTTCATGATACCGCCGCTTGAAATCCGTGAACTTGAGTCCGTGGGCGGTGGAAATGACCACCACCCGTTCGTGCGACTTGATCTGCCCGCGTTCCAGCAATTTGAACAACACTGCCAACGCCACGCCAGTGTGCGGACAATTGAACAAACCAGTGCGATCCGCCAGCGCCGACGCATCCGCCAGTTCTTCCTCCGTGGCCTGCTCCACCACGCTGTCGAAAGATTGCAGGATACGGATCGCACGATCGATGCTGACCGGGTCG
Proteins encoded in this region:
- the glpX gene encoding class II fructose-bisphosphatase, yielding MDKNLALEVVRITEAAALAAAQWLGKGDESAADLAAAEAMRKLFKHVDFKGEIVIGEGEQEAIALLYHGEIVGSENGPEFEVALDALEGAIACASGAPNAIAVIAIAEHGGFLRCPPQAYMDKIAVGPAGKGVLSFDKPLEENLNALAEAKNVTKEQLTAAVLDRPRHENLVNNLRRLGARVKLISDGDLSAALTTAREDSGIDLLLGIGGAAQGVIAAAALRCLGGDIQGRFSPRTDEEHRLLRRMGITDLNKIYTAEEMASGTVMFAATGVTTGDYLRGVRFRQGGALTNSVVMRSKTRTIRFMETHHHFDDHPEYD
- a CDS encoding cofactor-independent phosphoglycerate mutase; the encoded protein is MKYVILQGDGMADWPVAELGNKTPLEYARIPNMDRIAAQGRLGLTHTIPEGFPSGSDVGTMSLLGYDPRRYHTGRSPIEAASMGVELGPDDIAFRCNLVTLGQESDGREVMVDFAADHITSEEAAQLIRSIDAELGGGEVEFHPGVSYRHLMVWHGGKEKMLTTPPHDITGQPTAGHFPEGDGADRLRTLMDRARAILASHPVNTQRQEHGHKPASSIWLWGQGRRPAVPTIKQQFGLEGSVISAVDLVRGIGVLAGLEVIDVPGATGFLDTNYLGKGQYGVESLRHKDFLFLHVEATDEAGHMGSAVEKVKALENFDEKVVGTILAGLQEFPEWRVLLMPDHATPVAIKTHSSDPVPFAILSSDDVKQGKRSPVRYNENSAKTTGLVVAEAWTIMARFIRGAALTQ